In Theileria parva strain Muguga chromosome 4 map unlocalized ctg_529, whole genome shotgun sequence, one DNA window encodes the following:
- the MSL10 gene encoding Mechanosensitive ion channel family protein, whose product MEEKKPQAENTEGSSSDYFEKSIAEHDQKTFTHFDYPFQEEEDTDRSNRFSKLGKPFRFIFPDKYPLSWFGFHLLLIGTFFFFNCNTPDKENINMVLGSEHALGGLVSMIFIFSANAIIHIAFMFLRFLYTFFICFIHNLTNNEHRYLLVNCILDRLCSRNPLSFALLNMLDPTLFYTIFASFQSMLWQVLIYRDPNNDSLYYINAFKNTEFGDIFVFDKSSMVWISYGVYLYVILSIRCLLLSVITFLFELGFLMSSNDSMKKYLDLYTRIRRFNILWISYSLTKPNLMDLIESLNKYSRFEEMGDFTRKKRNEKLENVFKDRALEVLKDHNMTSGHFQKTARSLDLPTHVTESLINSSSNSRLKNWMLAYYVTKTSPCISLLHQDVVLKNENMINKVSEVLFDQIYATTNDYKDEDKMDSETMDINYTALVNSDSCPARDDPKKKVDINITNIEEIPAAIINTAIDLTANTAKEVKDTAKEMMGLKEEAPGLTRNELKERISQEIKKRKSSTEPPQEEELRPSGSEVINIGTPTSMVEQPKRRSTFASKFFTKEFKGFKKKERTTSVSSEGVTQIYDLRCVRETLLSEDLNIQDVLNFRSPEIVDPKSSYDHTKTRIKYKYDRTDLFISRERLALFIPEEDLDKTISLIDISGHGRINFNIIKQALTNLFSSRKKFKRNLKGQQSVFRVVKRLMSAFSWAVSFVILSFMAGVKVEAIVVSAAAFLSALTVALSYMYTNFITSVIFVAFSNPYNVGDRVRLDNGEPLIVKKIRTYTTEFVSIHGKILIYQNSLLSTMKITNESRSETATLEIIFKIDDMTPDATIQKFNKIINTAINCRPNDFVKDSAGLFGYHFNPGHCYEVALWLTCIESWGNWQRIYQLRTEVLQLIVRVCKELGIGYILPTQPLHFKDSLEIASFK is encoded by the exons atggAAGAAAAAAAGCCACAGGCAGAGAATACAGAAGGTTCATCCTCTGACTACTTTGAAAAGTCAATTGCGGAACATGATCAGAAGacgtttacacattttgaCTATCCGTTCCAGGAAGAGGAGGACACTGATCGCTCAAATAGATTCAGTAAATTAGGAAAACCCTTCAGATTCATATTTCCGGATAAATATCCACTATCTTGGTTCGGTTTCCACCTGCTTCTCATCGGAACTTTCTTTTTTTTCAACTGTAATACTCCAGACAAAGAAAACATTAATATG gtTCTGGGCAGTGAACATGCTCTTGGAGGACTCGTTTCTATGATTTTTATCTTCTCAGCTAACGCTATAATACACATCGCATTCATGTTTCTCAGGTTTCTTTATACTTTCTTTATCTGCTTTATCCATAATTTG ACTAATAATGAGCACAGATATTTGTTGGTTAATTGTATACTGGACAGATTGTGCTCAAGAAATCCGTTATCATTTGCGCTATTGAACATGCTCGATCCAACTCTTttctatactatttttGCCTCATTCCAGTCAATGCTGTGGCAAGTTCTCATATACAGAG ACCCCAATAATGATAGtctatactatattaatGCTTTTAAAAACACTGAATTCGGAGATATCTTCGTTTTCGACAAATCTTCAATGGTTTGGATTTCTTACGGAGTTTACCTTTACGTCATTCTCTCCATAAGA TGTTTACTGTTATCTGTTATAACGTTTTTGTTCGAGTTGGGCTTTTTAATGAGTTCTAACGACTCCATGAAGAAGTATTTGGATCTCTACACTAGGATTAGGAGGTTTAACATACTATGGATATCGTATTCTCTAACAAAGCCTAACCTTATGGACCTGATAGAGTCTTTAAATAAGTACTCTAGGTTTGAAGAGATGGGAGATTTCACTAGAAAGAAACGTAACGAGAAATTGGAAAATGTGTTCAAAGACAGAGCACTTGAAGTTCTAAA GGATCATAACATGACTTCCGGGCATTTTCAAAAAACAGCCAGATCACTAG ACTTGCCAACTCACGTGACTGAATCTCTGATCAACAGTTCTAGCAATTCAAGGTTAAAGAATTGGATGTTAGCTTACTACGTCACAAAGACTTCCCCTTGCATTTCACTTCTTCACCAGGATGTTGTTCTTAAGAACGAGAACATGATCAATAAGGTTTCTGAGGTTCTTTTTGACCAGATTTACGCAACCACAAATGACTACAAGGATGAAGATAAGATGGATAGTGAGACCATGGATATCAACTACACTGCCTTGGTGAATTCTGATTCATGCCCTGCCAGGGATGATCCAAAGAAAAAAGTTGACATTAACATAACTAACATTGAGGAGATACCTGCTGCCATTATAAACACCGCCATAGACCTGACTGCAAACACTGCTAAGGAGGTCAAGGACACAGCTAAGGAAATGATGGGCTTAAAGGAAGAAGCCCCTGGTCTTACCAGAAATGAACTCAAGGAACGAATCTCTcaagaaattaaaaaaaggAAATCCTCAACTGAACCACCAC agGAAGAGGAATTGAGGCCTTCTGGAAGTGAGGTCATAAACATTGGAACTCCAACGTCAATGGTTGAACAACCCAAGCGAAGGTCGACTTTCGCTTCTAAATTCTTTACCAAAGAATTTAAGGGGTTCAAGAAGAAGGAAAGAACTACAAGTGTTTCATCTGAAGGCGTAACTCAAATCTACGACTTGAGGTGTGTTCGGGAAACTCTTTTAAGTGAGGACTTGAACATTCAAGACGTTCTAAACTTCAGAAGTCCTGAAATCGTTGACCCTAAGTCTTCCTACGATCACACCAAAACCCGCATCAAGTACAAATATGACAGGACCGACCTCTTCATTAGCAGGGAACGACTTGCTCTTTTCATTCCTGAGGAGGATCTAGACAAGACTATAAGTCTCATAGACATCTCTGGTCACGGTAGgatcaattttaacatcATTAAACAAGCTCTCACTAACTTGTTCTCATCAAGGAAAAAGTTCAAACGAAATctaaaa GGACAGCAAAGTGTGTTTAGAGTTGTGAAACGTTTAATGTCAGCATTTTCATGGGCAGTGTCGTTTGTAATACTGTCTTTTATGGCTGGAGTTAAGGTTGAGGCAATTGTTGTATCTGCCGCAGCGTTCCTGTCAGCTCTAACTGTAGCTCTGAGTTACATGTACACCAACTTTATAACTTCCGTAATTTTTGTGGCCTTTTCAAACCCTTACAACGTGGGAGACAGGGTCAGGTTAGATAACGGAGAACCTCTGATTGTTAAGAAGATCAGGACATACACAACTGAGTTCGTGTCAATCCACGGaaagattttaatttatcaaaactCGCTCCTCTCGACCatgaaaataacaaatgAGAGCAGGTCTGAGACTGCAACACTtgaaattatattcaaGATAGACGACATGACCCCCGACGCGACAATCCAAAAGTTCAACAAGATCATCAACACAGCCATAAACTGCAGACCAAACGACTTTGTGAAGGACAGCGCAGGTCTCTTCGGGTACCACTTTAACCCAGGCCACTGCTACGAAGTTGCACTCTGGCTCACCTGCATCGAGAGTTGGGGAAACTGGCAACGAATATATCAACTCAGGACTGAAGTTCTACAGTTAATTGTTAGAGTGTGTAAAGAGCTTGGGATTGGTTACATACTTCCAACGCAGCCTCTACACTTCAAAGATTCGCTGGAAATCGCCTCCTTCAAATAA
- a CDS encoding Pescadillo N-terminus family protein, with the protein MTLKKKPGKEGSTKNFITRTQAVRRLQVSLRDFQRLCILKGVYPRDVARGGTLTSKGINRRRLKKDKIYYHINDIRNLASGELLPKFRDISSHLKKFKRLVERGEKFDAKLKAQTRPRYSLAPIVKERCPSLVSALEDLDDAISTIAAVSGLSGDESRGLNPTLVSKCSTHLSHFLKYVADTGCLKKTFISIKGFYFQAVILNVTVTWIQPHSFSQKLPYEVDFNVISTFVEYYLELVKLVNYKLYLMSNIEYPPKIRPGFEDLGDEFCYFELKRVASEPGLFANLRFFISREVPLTPTALVVLSAGGLLVDSPKEATHAIVDKPLTELEFSCNYVQPQYVFDCLNCNVVLPTSQYSLGSKLPHHLSPFEDGAYVPDRKVELEKIIREATGKKPEEEGGDKKKDSYIEDLSEELNPELRKLRRSLMPKKHKRLLSKIEYAKERKEAEARKLASRKKN; encoded by the exons atgacgTTGAAGAAGAAACCGGGCAAGGAAGGTTCCACAAAGAACTTTATCACCAGAACTCAAGCAGTTAGAAGGCTTCAGGTTTCTCTACGTGATTTTCAACGCctttgtattttaaaaggAGTTTATCCGAGGGACGTGGCAAGGGGAGGTACACTAACTAGCAAGGGTATAAATAGGAGAAGGCTTAAGAaggataaaatttactacCATATAAATGATATTAGAAATCTAGCATCTGGAGAATTACTGCCCAAGTTTAGGGATATAAGCTCTCACTTGAAGAAGTTCAAAAGACTGGTTGAAAGGGGCGAAAAATTTGACGCGAAGTTAAAGGCACAAACCAGGCCCAGATATTCCCTGGCGCCAATAGTCAAGGAAAGATGCCCTTCACTAGTCTCAGCTTTAGAGGACCTTGATGATGCAATTTCTACTATCGCAGCCGTCTCAG GATTGTCTGGAGATGAGTCTAGAGGTTTAAATCCTACGTTAGTTTCAAAGTGTTCGACTCATTTGAGTCACTTTTTGAAGTACGTTGCTGACACTGGATGCCTTAAAAAGACTTTCATCTCAATTAAAGGCTTTTATTTTCAAGCAGTTATCCTCAACGTCACTGTTACTTGGATACAACCACACTCTTTTTCACAG AAACTGCCGTATGAAGTTGATTTCAATGTGATAAGTACTTTCGTGGAGTATTATTTAGAACTAGTAAAGTTAGTGAATTACAAGCTTTACTTAATGTCGAACATTGAATACCCGCCCAAAATAAGGCCAGGGTTTGAAGATTTGGGAGATGAGTTCTGTTACTTTGAACTCAAAAGAGTGGCTTCAGAACCAGGCCTTTTTGCGAATCTCCGCTTCTTCATCTCGAGGGAGGTTCCACTTACGCCCACCGCACTTGTGGTCTTAAGTGCAGGAGGTCTGTTAGTTGACTCTCCTAAAGAAGCTACTCACGCAATTGTTGACAAACCACTCACAG AGCTCGAATTCTCATGTAATTACGTACAACCTCAGTATGTATTTGACTGTTTGAACTGCAACGTCGTCCTTCCAACATCACAATATTCACTTGGAAGCAAATTACCACACCATCTATCACCTTTTGAG gATGGAGCATATGTGCCTGATCGTAAGGTGGAGTTGGAGAAGATAATAAGGGAGGCAACCGGCAAAAAACCAGAAGAAG aaGGAGGAGATAAGAAAAAGGATAGTTATATTGAGGATCTGTCGGAGGAGCTG aaTCCGGAATTGAGAAAACTTAGAAGGTCTCTGATGCCGAAGAAACATAAAAGACTCCTATCCAAAATCGAG tatgCCAAGGAGAGGAAGGAAGCAGAAGCTAGAAAATTAGCATCCAgaaaaaaaaattaa
- the rad51-a gene encoding DNA repair protein Rad51 → MSSDELSLVKEENSMGVSETGSQNPQRLECLLSKGLLQRDLDLLREAGYSTLECVAYAPQKNLLVIKGLSEQKVLKIKAACRELCHLGFCSGQDYLEARGNLIKFTTGSAQLDKLLQGGVETGSITEIIGEFKTGKSQLCHTLAVTCQLPVEQSGGEGKCLWVDSEGTFRPERIVSIAKRFGLSPSDCLDNVAYARAYNTDHQLELLVEASAMMAQTRFALLIVDSATSLYRSDYSGRGELASRQMHLCKFLRALQRIADTFGVAVVITNQVVAKVDAMSTFFGNDKLPVGGHIIAHASQTRLFLRQSKGESRICKIYDSPVLPEGEAVFAITDGGINDYHDR, encoded by the exons ATGAGTTCAGACGAATTATCGTTAGTGAAGGAGGAAAACTCCATGGGAGTTTCCGAGACTGGCTCCCAGAACCCACAGCGCTTGGAATGCCTCCTATCCAAGGGTCTACTACAGAGAGACTTAGATTTATTGAGAGAAG cCGGATACTCAACACTAGAATGCGTGGCATATGCACCTCAGAAGAACTTGCTCGTTATCAAGGGCCTGAGCGAGCAAAAGGTACTCAAGATCAAAGCAGCCTGCAGAGAGCTCTGTCACCTCGGATTTTGCTCAGGCCAAGATTACCTCGAAGCCAGAGGaaatttaatcaaattcACCACCGGATCCGCCCAACTTGATAAGCTTCTTCAGGGTGGTGTCGAGACCGGAAGCATCACCGAAATTATCGGTGAATTCAAAACCGGAAAATCACAGCTTTGTCATACCCTCGct GTTACGTGCCAATTACCAGTAGAACAGAGTGGAGGTGAGGGGAAATGTTTGTGGGTGGATTCTGAGGGAACATTTAGGCCTGAAAGAATTGTTTCCATTGCAAAACGGTTCGGCCTCTCACCCTCAGACTGCCTTGATAATGTCGCCTATGCAAGGGCCTATAACACAGACCACCAGCTAGAATTACTTGTAGAAGCCAGTGCCATGATGGCTCAAACTAGATTTGCACTCCTAATTGTTGATAGCGCCACCTCGCTCTATAGATCAGACTACTCAGGCAGAG GTGAATTGGCAAGTAGACAGATGCACTTGTGTAAGTTTTTGCGGGCGTTACAGAGAATCGCCGATACATTTGGAGTCGCAGTTGTTATCACAAATCAAGTTGTAGCAAAAGTTGACGCAATGTCCACTTTCTTCg GTAATGATAAGTTACCAGTTGGAGGACACATAATAGCACACGCAAGTCAAACAAGGTTATTCTTAAGGCAGTCGAAAGGAGAAAGCAGGATCTGCAAGATTTATGACTCACCAGTGTTGCCCGAAGGAGAGGCAGTTTTCGCCATTACCGACGGAGGCATCAATGACTATCATGATAGATag
- the MSL10 gene encoding Mechanosensitive ion channel family protein → MDSRISSKFKGLLTKRSSVDSLSTLKSFKEDDNKSKYNKRKSKAPVNPLDYGDDDALVESGLWSDIKMMLWDFIPDYTPLNFVLMHLFFYMVFLSFRAVSFPAAKEPENPEENIQIAYEHLSYIEDYFDSDENQYELIINTIKLSFLLLFINIVFLVIILLVRLIFMKFLFEPFSKISRGAVLFAYSVDPTIFYLLWSLANYTVFLRYNSEMGFETYVFQIFGYYLPTSFWVDSKCYSWSKSIYHLHILFAVRKLILTVLLFLFELQFLANYSTDLTTYLNELSCLRKFTFKWLNFVYYKKSLRNKELDELMLKFLDIDMTIIRKSYNTVWMEHHKDDFKIFRPILSKWQHHNVKNDLVINDYNGTDFLKELWINSMSIKPSVNWIVLNYVIHNPPEILLLHHSIQLICKDTIDYCSKLLFDQIYETLNLLHKGPDKVVTIVKPLEEKAPQRDSDDFIEDEKDEFYQFDPGDKVHRLSQIFNVTHVDQLHITRDFEPKRARKYRFDSRYKMPELLKYRSTINSPDLPEQDYMNALITNKEDTDNNEKEEEEDDRYITRPMCAELDQFIVEDFFVSYDISNCGSISFENFTSTLINMCSIRKKLITTLKNQRSILELVGNLISIILWFMSLVALLLSFKINKNIVVPSTIGLFSATIVALSYMYTSFITAIMFVVISNPYNVGDRVRISGQSMYVRRITTYNTEFRSSYGQHIIYQNMLLSKMAIVNESRAKHATVEIGFKMSSSTTPASMKMLRDNVKTFVNGRPRDFVTNSIFFHCDKVQVSHYINLVIWATCVKTWSYTRDVFNLRTELMLFVANQCKLLGIGYENPVNPIYFKNALNLTGADAFTSHFPDLYDKFKKGDRFVKFDRFKDNKGKSDEDDKPRKVEKTTSTTNPFLSIPFMPAKPSAFTTLISTTKSFEQTSSDDVPRSSDLLNSSNLSQSLDLSSDEVRKYASKSDILDKTLVTQRSTGPLSIEPTFPSISRARDASGHRKAPPVPRGSVHFSKNAHIYNPHSHFVAKRGNIEDYDDFWINTWGNVPRPNRQKTFSYDSIVNKTILESQEDSNTQPVPMVSPEDSNDTKESVLKFESPYLEPDQNTTKTKKSKRSSSVDANSNRTKSRKSKTRSSSETRKSRSSIDSTDRPKRSSDDSTDKPRRSKGRSKDMDDPGENPRPSKSRKDTSKS, encoded by the exons ATGGATTCAAGGATTTCTAGCAAGTTTAAAGGTCTTTTGACAAAAAGATCTTCTGTT GACTCGCTGAGTACATTAAAATCCTTTAAAGAGGATGATAACAAGTCTAAATACAATAAAAGAAAGTCAAAAGCTCCAGTAAATCCTTTGG ATTATGGAGACGATGACGCTCTTGTTGAGTCAGGACTATGGTCCGACATTAAAATGATGTTATGGGATTTTATCCCTGATTACACGCCTTTGAACTTTGTTCTTATGCATTTATTCTTCTATATGGTCTTTCTCTCCTTCAGAGCAG tTTCATTCCCTGCCGCGAAGGAGCCTGAAAATCCCGAAGAAAACATTCAAATTGCATATGAGCACTTATCGTATATTGAG gACTATTTTGATAGTGATGAAAACCAGTATGAGCTCATCATCAACACTATTAAACTATCGTTTCTTCTCCTTTTTATAAACATTGTTTTTCTAGTTATTATTCTATTAGTTAG gttaatatttatgaaaTTTTTGTTTGAGCCATTTTCGAAGATTTCAAGGGGAGCTGTTTTATTCGCTTACTCTGTTGATCctacaattttttacctcTTATGGTCCCTTGCAAATTACACCGTTTTCCTTCGGT ATAATTCTGAAATGGGATTTGAGACTTATGTTTTTCAGATTTTTGGTTATTATCTACCTACTAGTTTCTGGGTTGATAGTAAGTGTTACAGTTGGAGTAAATCCATATATCACTTGCATATTTTATTCGCTGTTCGAAAACTTATTCTAACTGTACTTCTATTCCTGTTTGAATTGCAGTTTTTGGCAAACTATTCTACTGATCTAACTACCTACTTAAATGAATTATCTTGTTTGAGAAAGTTCACTTTTAAATG gTTAAactttgtatattataagAAATCGCTAAGGAATAAAGAGCTTGATGAGTTAATGTTGAAATTTCTAGACATTGACATGACTATAATAAGGAAGAGTTACAACACCGTGTGGATGGAACATCACAAGGacgattttaaaattttccG GccaattttatcaaagtGGCAGCATCATAATGTGAAGAATGATTTGGTTATCAACGATTACAATGGAACTGATTTCCTAAAAGAGCTTTGGATCAATTCAATGTCAATTAAACCTAGTGTGAACTGGATAGTTTTAAACTATGTAATTCACAACCCTCCTGAGATACTTCTTCTTCACCACTCAATTCAGCTTATTTGCAAAGATACAATCGACTACTGTTCTAAACTGCTTTTTGACCAAATTTATGAAACCCTTAATCTTCTCCATAAAGGACCTGATAAAGTTGTCACCATTGTTAAACCTCTTGAGGAGAAAGCCCCTCAGAGAGATTCTGATGACTTTATAGAGGACGAAAAGGATGAATTCTACCAGTTTGATCCTGGTGATAAAGTACACAGACTAAGccaaatttttaatgttacTCATGTGGATCAATTACATATAACGCGTGATTTTGA GCCTAAAAGAGCTAGGAAGTATCGGTTTGATTCTAGGTACAAGATGCCTGAGCTTCTGAAGTACAGGAGTACCATAAACTCTCCAGATCTTCCAGAGCAGGATTACATGAATGCTCTTATAACCAATAAAGAGGATACTGATAATAACGAAAAggaggaagaagaagatgatAGATATATTACAAGACCTATGTGTGCTGAACTAGATCAGTTTATTGTCGAGGACTTTTTCGTCAGTTACGACATTTCAAACTGTGGCTCAATCTCATTTGAAAACTTTACCTCAACCTTAATCAACATGTGTTCGATTAGAAAAAAGCTTATCACAACTctaaaa AATCAGAGGAGTATTTTGGAGCTAGTTGGGAATTTGAtaagtataattttgtGGTTTATGTCACTTGTTGCTTTGTTGCTTTCATTCAAGATTAACAAGAATATTGTTGTTCCATCTACTATCGGTTTATTTTCAGCAACTATTGTTGCTCTCAGTTATATGTACACTAGCTTTATTACTGCCATTATGTTTGTCGTCATTTCAAACCCTTATAACGTCGGGGACAGGGTCAGAATCTCTGGACAATCAATGTATGTCAGGAGAATTACAACATACAACACCGAGTTCAGATCTTCATACGGTCAACAC ataataTATCAGAACATGCTTTTGAGCAAAATGGCCATAGTAAATGAGTCCAGGGCTAAACATGCCACTGTTGAAATAGGCTTCAAAATGTCTTCGAGTACTACTCCTGCCTCTATGAAAATGCTTCGAGATAACGTAAAAACTTTTGTAAATGGTCGACCAAGAGATTTTGTCACAAACAGTATCTTCTTCCACTGTGATAAGGTCCAAGTATCTCACTATATTAACCTTGTGATCTGGGCCACATGTGTAAAAACATGGTCTTACACCAGGGACGTATTTAATCTACGTACTGAGTTAATGTTGTTTGTTGCTAACCAGTGCAAACTTCTTGGTATCGGATACGAAAACCCTGTTAATCCAATCTACTTCAAAAACGCTCTTAATCTAACTG GAGCTGATGCTTTTACTAGTCATTTTCCTGACCTTTATGACAAGTTTAAAAAAGGCGATAGATTTGTCAAATTTGATAGATTTAAGGACAACAAGGGAAAAAGTGATGAGGATGATAAACCTAGAAAGGTTGAAAAGACTACTAGTACTACAAACCCCTTTCTCTCAATTCCATTCATGCCTGCTAAACCTTCTGCGTTTACTACTCTCATTTCAACTACTAAATCCTTTGAACAAACTTCTAGTGATGATGTTCCCAGGTCATctgatttattaaattccTCCAATTTGTCCCAATCTCTGGATTTAAGTTCTGATGAAGTCAGGAAATATGCAAGTAAATCTGATATCCTAGATAAAACACTTGTAACTCAAAGGTCAACTGGCCCTCTTTCCATTGAGCCTACATTCCCTTCCATATCTAGGGCTAGGGATGCTTCAGGGCACAGGAAAGCTCCTCCAGTGCCTCGTGGAAGTGTTCACTTTTCTAAAAATGCTCACATTTACAATCCTCACTCTCACTTTGTCGCAAAGAGAGGCAATATTGAAGACTACGATGACTTCTGGATTAACACTTGGGGTAACGTTCCTAGGCCTAATCGCCAAAAAACTTTTTCCTATGACTCAATTGttaataaaacaatattaGAGTCTCAAGAAGACAGCAATACACAACCCGTTCCCATGGTTAGTCCTGAAGATTCCAATGATACTAAAGAATCTGttcttaaatttgaatCTCCTTACCTCGAGCCTGATCAAAATACCACTAAAACCAAAAAATCTAAAAGGTCAAGCAGTGTTGATGCCAATTCCAATCGCACAAAGAGTAGAAAGAGCAAAACTCGAAGCAGTAGTGAGACCCGTAAAAGTAGGTCCTCAATTGACTCAACTGATAGACCTAAACGCTCCTCAGACGACTCAACTGACAAACCCAGACGTAGTAAGGGCAGAAGTAAAGATATGGACGATCCTGGTGAAAATCCTAGACCCAGCAAAAGTAGAAAAGACACCTCCAAAAGCTGA
- the IWS1 gene encoding TFIIS helical bundle-like domain protein, with the protein MDEESEDAQNNPANVSMFSEGNESPKKDSESDAIQNSYEDPEDRGFDVKVPSRIQKKKSKKSLKKADEDFVPAQSDFRPDLDDFIDADFEEKTQTKKPGRGGGKTYFDEVIKRVKDRKRHNVKLSDEECQLHCRQLVEKMISAASEDVESLKNGKPGLAKLKMLNSLSDINKPSWRQWCISEGVAVALASWLAPLSDGSLPNLTVRTKVLEIALQLPFQPSDLRDNDLGRVIVSLWNHPDETDSNRTLIRSIVQKWTRPMLGIATSYSEFQDSFVDNKPIVTSDSVYKNRKFDTKRVAITQERIKSKLSQMSRNIESKHKTPGKATRVKITGGSK; encoded by the coding sequence ATGGACGAAGAGTCTGAAGATGCCCAAAACAATCCTGCAAACGTGAGTATGTTTTCTGAGGGGAATGAGTCCCCAAAGAAAGACTCTGAATCGGACGCGATCCAGAATTCCTATGAAGATCCTGAGGACAGAGGCTTTGATGTTAAGGTTCCATCCCGAATACAGAAGAAGAAGTCGAAAAAATCACTGAAAAAGGCAGATGAGGATTTTGTTCCAGCACAGAGTGATTTTAGACCGGATTTAGACGATTTTATAGATGCAGACTTTGAAGAGAAAACTCAGACCAAGAAGCCTGGTAGAGGCGGTGGAAAGACGTATTTTGACGAGGTAATCAAGAGGGTCAAGGACAGAAAGCGACACAACGTAAAGTTATCTGACGAGGAGTGTCAGTTGCACTGTAGACAACTAGTTGAGAAGATGATATCAGCAGCCTCAGAAGACGTTGAGTCGCTTAAGAATGGGAAGCCAGGACTTGCCAAGCTTAAGATGCTCAATTCACTATCGGACATAAATAAGCCTTCATGGCGCCAGTGGTGTATATCTGAAGGCGTGGCAGTAGCTCTTGCTAGTTGGCTTGCACCACTTTCAGATGGTTCACTGCCTAATCTCACTGTTAGGACTAAAGTACTGGAGATTGCACTTCAGCTTCCTTTCCAGCCCAGTGACCTCAGGGATAACGACCTCGGAAGAGTAATCGTATCACTTTGGAACCATCCTGACGAAACTGACTCAAATCGCACTCTAATCAGATCAATTGTTCAGAAATGGACACGGCCAATGCTGGGAATTGCTACTTCCTACTCTGAATTCCAAGACTCCTTCGTCGACAATAAACCTATCGTAACATCAGATTCGGTCTATAAGAACCGAAAATTCGACACTAAACGGGTTGCTATTACTCAGGAACGCATCAAAAGCAAGCTATCACAAATGTCCAGAAACATAGAATCCAAACATAAAACACCTGGGAAAGCTACCAGGGTCAAAATCACAGGCGGATCgaaataa
- a CDS encoding Nucleoporin FG repeat region family protein has protein sequence MSFFSNSSLQQNSFSSFPSTQNQTLSNAQTFSGFGSSTPLLSPPTNSILGSSFNNTQSSTSIFGQSQPSQSIFGQPKPSIFGQSQQSSGSIFGQNNNSSGSIFGQSQPTQSIFGQNTQSNTGSIFGQNNQTSNSFFGQTNNSTGSIFGQTNNSSGSIFGQTQPTQSIFGQNSQPTQSIFGQNNNSTGSIFGQTNQTSGSIFGQSQPTQSIFGQTNNSTGSIFGQSQQNQSIFGQNTQSTGSIFGQNTQSQPRQSIFGQNQTSIFNQTQPSGSIFGQNSMSTGPLLDHTTAINSTFDENSIISELTNRQKEFIYELWMEDAFKSENFEDGKIPEFPPNVTHFVNFSF, from the exons ATGTCATTTTTTTCAAACAGTTCTCTACAACAAAATTCTTTTTCTTCCTTCCCATCAACGCAAAATCAAACCCTAAGCAATGCTCAAACCTTTTCTGGCTTTGGCTCTTCCACACCCTTACTCTCGCCACCAACCAACTCAATTTTAg GGAGTTCTTTTAATAATACTCAGTCAAGTACTTCAATATTTGGCCAGTCTCAACCCAGTCAATCGATATTTGGCCAACCCAAGCCCTCAATATTCGGACAATCTCAACAGTCCAGTGGCTCTATTTTTGGTCAAAACAATAACTCTAGTGGTTCCATATTCGGACAATCACAACCCACGCAGTCAATATTCGGACAAAACACACAATCGAATACTGGTTCCATTTTTGGCCAAAACAACCAGACTAGTAATTCTTTTTTCGGTCAAACCAATAATTCTACTGGTTCAATTTTTGGCCAAACCAATAATTCTAGTGGTTCTATATTCGGTCAAACGCAACCTACTCAATCGATATTTGGTCAAAATTCACAACCCACTCAGTCAATATTCGGACAAAACAATAATTCTACTGGTTCTATTTTTGGTCAAACCAACCAGACTAGTGGTTCAATATTTGGGCAATCACAACCTACTCAATCGATATTTGGTCAAACCAATAATTCTACTGGTTCTATTTTTGGACAATCTCAGCAAAACCAATCAATATTCGGCCAGAACACACAGTCAACTGGTTCAATCTTCGGTCAAAACACACAATCTCAACCTAGACAGTCAATATTTGGTCAAAATCAGACTTCAATATTCAACCAAACGCAGCCAAGTGGCTCAATTTTTGGGCAAAATTCCATGTCAACAGGTCCGTTGCTAGATCATACTACAGCAATTAACTCAACATTTGACGaaaattcaataattaGTGAACTAACAAATAGACAAAAGGAATTTATTTATGAACTTTGGATGGAGGATGCATTCAAATCAGAAAATTTCGAG GACGGAAAAATCCCAGAATTCCCACCAAATGTAACTCACTTCGTTAATTTCAGTTTCTAA